One Xiphophorus hellerii strain 12219 chromosome 24, Xiphophorus_hellerii-4.1, whole genome shotgun sequence DNA window includes the following coding sequences:
- the LOC116716201 gene encoding nuclear fragile X mental retardation-interacting protein 1 isoform X2 produces the protein MSESQRYPPPDFSCPPPDFMQQQPQQQPQQTRFSSFHSSMWSWGQTPCEPSWGQGGYYHGQADGPAHYGSKPQFNQHFGSEWYQAGHPGGRQNYRPPYQQGKKQRNRKEPEYSHYCDTCDRGFKNQQKYDEHVFQHVKCSVPDCNFMAHEKLVAIHWKNSHAPGAKRIKLDTPAEIAKWREDRRKNYPTVQNVERKKRVMEVREQIGGVLETTQFGRMRGRGRGRGRGRGRGWGNRGPLPLNSTAAETPKPLNRLSKMGDPLGVLASTDQDSDKEEPSTADLVVAPKQMSSALGSLLANYGSMSESDEEPEDVPILRAKEVVRENETLLNKMTPTSEDSRCSKHVERPGATRAVPQPTSGPIMWNERRGGGRRGGRGQRRRDMPQSRRATLLEMLLAPDIRHERNVLLQCVRYVVRNHFFGLENGSQDREEMNQENMTVTAASELEERPVSRSDSSVHHERHFETIIVPDSKDIEVLGSESAERTEESSRESVQSIEEKTATAHSGQDPTSTNNITSKSNVYDDEIWEMDGCSLK, from the exons ATGAGTGAATCTCAACGCTACCCGCCCCCGGACTTCAGCTGTCCTCCACCGGACTtcatgcagcagcagccgcagcagcagccgcagcagaCCCGCTTCAGCAGCTTTCACTCCAGCATGTGGAGCTGGGGACAAACGCCCTGTGAGCCCAGCTGGGGGCAAGGCGGCTACTATCACGGCCAAGCGGATGGACCTGCTCACTATGGATCCAAACCACAATTCA ATCAGCATTTTGGCAGTGAGTGGTACCAAGCTGGACATCCTGGTGGCAGACAGAACTACAGACCTCCCTATCAACAAGGCAAAAAg CAAAGAAACAGGAAGGAGCCGGAGTATTCCCATTACTGCGACACCTGTGACCGGGGCTTTAAGAACCAGCAAAAATACGACGAGCACGTTTTTCAGCATGTCAAG TGTTCTGTACCTGACTGCAACTTCATGGCTCATGAAAAGCTGGTCGCCATTCACTGGAAGAAC AGCCATGCACCAGGGGCCAAAAGAATCAAGCTGGATACTCCAGCAGAGATTGCTAAATGGAGAGAGGACAGACGCAA AAACTACCCGACGGTTCAGAATGTcgagaggaagaaaagagtcATGGAGGTGCGGGAGCAGATCGGAGGCGTTCTTGAAACGACTCAGTTTGG GCGCATGAGAGGCAGAGGGAGAGGCAGAGGCAGAGGCAGAGGACGTGGTTGGGGTAACAGAGGGCCCCTCCCTTTAAACAGCACTGCTGCAGAGACCCCCAAACCACTCAACCGTCTTTCCAAGATGGGAGATCCATTGGGAGTGCTGGCCAGTACTGACCAAg ATTCAGATAAAGAGGAGCCCAGTACGGCTGACCTGGTTGTGGCCCCGAAACAGATGAGCTCAGCCCTTGGGTCATTACTGGCAAACTACGGTTCTATGAGTGAAAGCGACGAGGAACCAGAAG ATGTCCCCATTCTGAGAGCCAAAGAAGTTGTCAGAGAAAACGAGACCCTCCTAAACAAAATGACACCAACTTCCGAGGACAGTCGGTGCTCTAAACATGTGGAAAGGCCCGGCGCGACTCGGGCAGTTCCTCAACCAACCTCTGGCCCCATCATGTGGAatgagagaagaggaggagggaggagaggaggaaggggaCAAAGACGCAGAGACATGCCTCAATCACGCCGCGCGACTTTACTGGAAATG TTACTGGCCCCAGACATTCGCCACGAGAGGAATGTTCTGCTGCAGTGTGTACGATATGTCGTCCGCAACCACTTTTTCGGGCTGGAAAACGGATCTCAGGACCGAGAGGAGATGAATCAGGAAAACATGACAGTTACTGCAGCCAGTGAGCTTGAAGAAAGGCCTGTGTCCCGATCAGACTCCAGTGTTCACCATGAGAGACATTTTGAAACTATAATTGTCCCGGACAGCAAAGATATTGAAGTTTTAGGCAGTGAATCTGCTGAAAGAACTGAAGAAAGTTCTAGAGAGTCTGTCCAAAGTATTGAAGAAAAGACTGCCACGGCCCACAGCGGTCAAGATCCCACCAGCACAAATAATATCACATCTAAATCTAATGTCTATGATGATGAAATATGGGAAATGGATGGCTGttctttgaaataa
- the LOC116716201 gene encoding nuclear fragile X mental retardation-interacting protein 1 isoform X1, with protein sequence MSESQRYPPPDFSCPPPDFMQQQPQQQPQQTRFSSFHSSMWSWGQTPCEPSWGQGGYYHGQADGPAHYGSKPQFRLIPFQIVDFFSDQHFGSEWYQAGHPGGRQNYRPPYQQGKKQRNRKEPEYSHYCDTCDRGFKNQQKYDEHVFQHVKCSVPDCNFMAHEKLVAIHWKNSHAPGAKRIKLDTPAEIAKWREDRRKNYPTVQNVERKKRVMEVREQIGGVLETTQFGRMRGRGRGRGRGRGRGWGNRGPLPLNSTAAETPKPLNRLSKMGDPLGVLASTDQDSDKEEPSTADLVVAPKQMSSALGSLLANYGSMSESDEEPEDVPILRAKEVVRENETLLNKMTPTSEDSRCSKHVERPGATRAVPQPTSGPIMWNERRGGGRRGGRGQRRRDMPQSRRATLLEMLLAPDIRHERNVLLQCVRYVVRNHFFGLENGSQDREEMNQENMTVTAASELEERPVSRSDSSVHHERHFETIIVPDSKDIEVLGSESAERTEESSRESVQSIEEKTATAHSGQDPTSTNNITSKSNVYDDEIWEMDGCSLK encoded by the exons ATGAGTGAATCTCAACGCTACCCGCCCCCGGACTTCAGCTGTCCTCCACCGGACTtcatgcagcagcagccgcagcagcagccgcagcagaCCCGCTTCAGCAGCTTTCACTCCAGCATGTGGAGCTGGGGACAAACGCCCTGTGAGCCCAGCTGGGGGCAAGGCGGCTACTATCACGGCCAAGCGGATGGACCTGCTCACTATGGATCCAAACCACAATTCA GATTGATTCCCTTTCAAATCGTGGATTTCTTCTCAGATCAGCATTTTGGCAGTGAGTGGTACCAAGCTGGACATCCTGGTGGCAGACAGAACTACAGACCTCCCTATCAACAAGGCAAAAAg CAAAGAAACAGGAAGGAGCCGGAGTATTCCCATTACTGCGACACCTGTGACCGGGGCTTTAAGAACCAGCAAAAATACGACGAGCACGTTTTTCAGCATGTCAAG TGTTCTGTACCTGACTGCAACTTCATGGCTCATGAAAAGCTGGTCGCCATTCACTGGAAGAAC AGCCATGCACCAGGGGCCAAAAGAATCAAGCTGGATACTCCAGCAGAGATTGCTAAATGGAGAGAGGACAGACGCAA AAACTACCCGACGGTTCAGAATGTcgagaggaagaaaagagtcATGGAGGTGCGGGAGCAGATCGGAGGCGTTCTTGAAACGACTCAGTTTGG GCGCATGAGAGGCAGAGGGAGAGGCAGAGGCAGAGGCAGAGGACGTGGTTGGGGTAACAGAGGGCCCCTCCCTTTAAACAGCACTGCTGCAGAGACCCCCAAACCACTCAACCGTCTTTCCAAGATGGGAGATCCATTGGGAGTGCTGGCCAGTACTGACCAAg ATTCAGATAAAGAGGAGCCCAGTACGGCTGACCTGGTTGTGGCCCCGAAACAGATGAGCTCAGCCCTTGGGTCATTACTGGCAAACTACGGTTCTATGAGTGAAAGCGACGAGGAACCAGAAG ATGTCCCCATTCTGAGAGCCAAAGAAGTTGTCAGAGAAAACGAGACCCTCCTAAACAAAATGACACCAACTTCCGAGGACAGTCGGTGCTCTAAACATGTGGAAAGGCCCGGCGCGACTCGGGCAGTTCCTCAACCAACCTCTGGCCCCATCATGTGGAatgagagaagaggaggagggaggagaggaggaaggggaCAAAGACGCAGAGACATGCCTCAATCACGCCGCGCGACTTTACTGGAAATG TTACTGGCCCCAGACATTCGCCACGAGAGGAATGTTCTGCTGCAGTGTGTACGATATGTCGTCCGCAACCACTTTTTCGGGCTGGAAAACGGATCTCAGGACCGAGAGGAGATGAATCAGGAAAACATGACAGTTACTGCAGCCAGTGAGCTTGAAGAAAGGCCTGTGTCCCGATCAGACTCCAGTGTTCACCATGAGAGACATTTTGAAACTATAATTGTCCCGGACAGCAAAGATATTGAAGTTTTAGGCAGTGAATCTGCTGAAAGAACTGAAGAAAGTTCTAGAGAGTCTGTCCAAAGTATTGAAGAAAAGACTGCCACGGCCCACAGCGGTCAAGATCCCACCAGCACAAATAATATCACATCTAAATCTAATGTCTATGATGATGAAATATGGGAAATGGATGGCTGttctttgaaataa
- the LOC116716203 gene encoding LOW QUALITY PROTEIN: cilia- and flagella-associated protein 47-like (The sequence of the model RefSeq protein was modified relative to this genomic sequence to represent the inferred CDS: substituted 1 base at 1 genomic stop codon), whose amino-acid sequence MAGKGIRVEPPFLEFKDMKVGEVYKKAVSITNIGKVSRKIFVEKPALKIFKLIRLGQAWFLPPGFCIRGTLEFTPVTEEKVKDSIQIIIDDEELLEVPVTGLPRFPSFTMDSLLDFGCLVADSQVVKKRHLIINNGSAPGRFEVKHKRSESFSLHIHPSHGIVEGGSTMWLIVELHADRPGRIAEEALVKLQDSPAVLSIKAEVVEQHLEVSDMQGSPLSCLWFGPVYFGASSEQKVVLRNNCPISCDWVCLLLDKAVGIEAGTELQKSTGTALLERMKNCSSARHFAFQVLECVPAHGRLDPYHTTTVVVRFSPKSRRRWRSTLPRRQDYSLFLVFDIVSCKHGFTQPTVDSSVEVAVTGSGIPVALVPSPSDTFDFSHCAMGQHSDLLCVLQNLCPQLPIRFRFRKLAHFTAHPPTGTIAPGXCQDVVLTFNARQQGTFQVRQKVDVLGWVASQKTGCSNEIGCFHTILLHLSAICDSVRIPPQPKLHSALKCPTGLRPCVQLRDLDHCSKLGRIATAKLHKHRRDMSPITDINEFLAFPNDRAASIRPASPHTQYRTIFTGVRRYRYVDRTYAFTKDEDELRRRNQQTYINFIKQRWHEKTPQTGNDGVLEIDTHNGLVPPVFNIRDLDSTKNSDRDPSCSSKHSSEITNSGDSQIFEAVNTVPSTRQQVADCRRTLAPLELYQVDITPSSVNFGTVAAQSVCSTNVHLVNRLPVHVWLELEVDCVELQGSSMLSQVLPPFFHSILPLTFQGTLHGRFRRSLSYTVNQQHPGQILVQAEVVPLALELSSNLVVLTPNPVLLAGSEYRGIVTLRNLSNCVAEFSWRPVIPESGLLLYSIRPSTGVVEPHMEIDCEINWHPGFNSPTEGDFDLFVQEGIPQRLHCVAKVGSTTVELAEKRILFTSVPLNTTSVRSTVLHNSGQYHAYFEVVDICPLPGMVVSPSVGVVPSRGQAMIRIQFNPDCIFKFDSKIEIAMKTMKSIQLRVGGSVEPPNVTFSKFNFQFCGVHIGSQQRIPFSITNHSAALSQVTFDLSKYKDFSIKGRQPSTKKELGITVMEVGSGQTEECFLVFSPTQVTDYNFVLPIMVNGVKWPTSLPSFFTSSSSTTLLLTPDSRKTMTTSTTLSTDEEQSLSVDATGLFAPVEMSSTRLQFVVVSHSPTFPQIVELKAKGEQSICWKAVAGEGVRWWFDLGTAEELCAVAPAFGILRPGQSVCLAVTINPEATKNGEKITKVSIPMYLRGEGEEGRQINEEQHPYRKLSVIILLSRPSIVFSPRQILFTPVPLSKSTETMLFLQTAGYPCGTTISAECEKVETKDGTKIQPISVNFPHGNRIYTQNISEGTKVISLLCEVSFCSAVPVSLCTTVTFSDHMKNKFKIKVCAVAENCLLTAWPYLAIHHNHQHVVLQAGATSVEAILLNYNTPSPASGPITSSSSSSSFDHYSSAYCTSDTLSNCHSMDEQTSKDDNSSSKSDTPASLSIPRFPVARSEETKFYQKVLLTVEKWFSLYGWPSGTNPICVPHSLRRVVFAVQTSDSIGRAFSVTQNKDTRSVVDMLEHLTGRMIPRIPMCQTFSKDIHQRTTQLLLQQNEAMLEFLRVQGARLCHIKPEYLLDVAEFKHWCSLQEKDSEKYLDCNFFDFWSLSKRSWTDVLLQIYKVLVLSHVPEDTLHEPLYPRDTEDALLDGSHALTSTIYSLRELHLLSWLNMNYQKMRKIVWEAGRVPTSRWIVNFDLDFADGLVLGALIAAHCPYLIRSHFRRMYTTPCNSPQIFHNSIIVIQALILLGLSLNMKSTELCEINPVQTLFLCVHLYESLPHYMPSETLTLSGRLHSTFSKQVRLKNPSSRPLRYKVLLLGEDAHLFSVPGSSVVTVPAESDSELTVQFRCCFLRPIKAVLLLIASSAFGLRCATLAFNLKTCVTQITPINSLQLTSPCYQLKVINVPLTNNFNKKAYFRVVLVESSYNPLGPEMRKDRLSQQKSPNDSEKEKDATSDTVGGAQFEEGENNEFLSTERTVYLKPGQPGNLRILYMPFFIGTKYCSVLLLSPQVGDMVYVVKATSEIPLPSPLPASPTLIPGKSDTCGSFLSFQCTVGEVYEEMLRVPLVNKSLEDALAVWAQHCISAKERGRRILTRSLHSSTVRADIATQKHLKCSLIESIYYNEALRYKVEVSLPHFFDLPKTVTIPVKESINVPWDALTVCDCVDIPLRFQAHSVGELTCNVVLTSCFDTRVYQLKAFVTQRENATHLDFSSPALQSVTQHIPLLNETLQNWSVQAEVCGEGFSGPDVVDVPAGTKQIYPLTVLPTSQCIATGRLCLHNDFDGTEHVFTLRRVGEPPLPLDHIVLSCPVGKTTYAKLDIPNYTQKTLTLRAVTDLPIVSGSPSLEISPEQGSPYTLAVSPWKRGEYTGSVSFIEHGDMDERENNKGNSIGNYIVIFSLVVNCKPEAPIKVIDVQCVAKVRTNNTPIC is encoded by the exons ATGGCTGGAAAGGGTATTCGAGTGGAACCCCCGTTCCTAGAATTCAAGGATATGAAAGTTGGGGAAGTTTACAAGAAGGCAGTCTCGATAACAAATATTGGGAAAGTATCCAGGAAGATATTTGTTGAAAAGCCAGCGCTGAAG ATCTTTAAATTAATCAGATTGGGTCAAGCTTGGTTTTTGCCACCGGGCTTTTGTATTAGAGGCACGCTGGAGTTCACTCCAGTTACTGAGGAGAAGGTCAAAGACTCCATTCAGATAATTATAGACGATGAGGAGCTCCTTGAAGTTCCGGTAACAGG ACTTCCCAGGTTTCCCTCTTTCACCATGGACTCATTGCTAGACTTTGGATGCCTTGTCGCGGACAGTCAAGTGGTCAAAAAACGTCATCTAATTATCAACAACGGATCAGCACCTG GTCGATTCGAAGTGAAGCATAAGAGGAGTGAATCGTTCTCCCTCCATATCCACCCGTCACACGGAATCGTAGAAGGTGGTTCCACCATGTGGCTGATAGTAGAACTGCATGCAGACAGACCTGGGCGTATTGCTGAAGAAGctct GGTGAAGCTCCAGGATTCCCCAGCTGTTCTTAGTATCAAGGCTGAAGTGGTGGAGCAGCATCTTGAGGTTTCTGACATGCAG GGCTCCCCCCTTTCCTGTTTGTGGTTTGGACCTGTCTACTTTGGGGCCTCCAGCGAGCAGAAAGTGGTACTAAGAAATAACTGTCCCATTTCTTGTGACTGGGTCTGCCTGCTGCTGGATAAAGCTGTTGGTATTGAGGCT GGAACAGAACTTCAGAAGAGCACAGGCACCGCCCTGCTGGAGAGGATGAAGAACTGCAGCTCAGCCAGACATTTTGCTTTCCAGGTCTTGGAGTGTGTGCCTGCACATGGTCGACTGGATCCATATCACACAACCACAGTGGTAGTACGATTCAGTCCCAAATCCAGGAG GAGGTGGCGTAGTACTTTACCTAGGCGACAGGACTACTCTCTGTTTCTCGTGTTTGATATTGTGAGCTGCAAACATGGCTTCACTCAACCTACAG ttgaCAGCAGCGTGGAGGTGGCAGTAACCGGTTCCGGAATCCCCGTGGCTCTGGTGCCCTCTCCCTCTGACACGTTTGATTTCTCCCACTGTGCAATGGGCCAACATTCAGATCTTCTGTGCGTGCTCCAGAACCTCTGCCCTCAACTTCCAATCAGATTCCGCTTTCGCAAGTTGGCACACTTTACTGCCCATCCACCAACGGGAACCATTGCCCCTGGGTAGTGCCAG GATGTAGTTTTGACTTTTAATGCACGGCAGCAGGGAACCTTCCAGGTGCGTCAGAAGGTAGACGTCCTAGGTTGGGTTGCGTCTCAGAAAACTGGCTGCTCCAATGAAATTGGCTGCTTCCACACAATATTGCTACACCTATCTGCAATATGTGACAGTGTGAGGATACCCCCACAACCAAAACTACATTCTG ctctAAAGTGTCCCACCGGGTTACGGCCTTGCGTCCAGTTGAGAGATCTGGATCACTGCAGCAAGTTGGGCCGTATTGCCACCGCAAAGCTACACAAGCATCGCAGGGACATGAGCCCAATCACAGATATAAACGAGTTCCTGGCTTTCCCCAATGATCGGGCCGCGAGCATCAGACCAGCATCACCACACACACAATATAG GACCATTTTTACCGGAGTGCGACGCTACCGCTATGTGGACCGCACCTATGCTTTCACTAAGGATGAGGACGAGCTGAGACGGCGCAACCAGCAGACTTACATTAACTTTATCAAGCAAAGATGGCATGAGAAGACC CCACAGACTGGGAATGACGGCGTTCTTGAGATTGATACACATAATGGACTTGTTCCTCCTGTGTTCAACATCAGAGACCTGGACAGCACCAAGAACTCAGACAGGGACCCTAGTTGCAGTTCAAAACACTCGAGTGAAATTACAAACAGCGGGGACAGTCAG ATTTTTGAAGCAGTGAATACAGTTCCATCTACCAGACAGCAGGTGGCAGACTGTAGGAGGACTCTGGCTCCTCTGGAGCTCTACCAAGTCGACATAA CTCCCTCGTCTGTGAACTTTGGCACAGTGGCTGCGCAGTCAGTGTGCTCTACTAATGTGCATCTCGTCAATCGCCTGCCGGTGCACGTCTGGCTTGAGCTGGAGGTGGACTGCGTTGAGCTGCAGGGCTCCTCAATGCTGTCCCAAGTCTTGCCTCCCTTCTTCCACAGCATCTTGCCCCTGACGTTTCAGGGCACGCTGCATGGCCGCTTCAGAAG GTCCTTGAGCTACACTGTCAACCAGCAGCACCCTGGTCAGATCCTAGTCCAAGCTGAGGTGGTCCCCTTGGCTCTGGAGCTGTCCAGCAACCTGGTGGTGCTCACCCCCAACCCAGTGTTGCTCGCAGGATCAGAGTACAGAGGCATAGTGACCCTTCGAAATCTGTCCAACTGTGTAGCAGAATTCTCCTGGAGGCCAGTTATCCCAGAGAGCGGCCTGCTGTTATACTCTATTCGACCATCTACAG GCGTGGTGGAGCCACACATGGAAATAGACTGCGAGATAAATTGGCATCCCGGTTTTAATTCCCCTACTGAGGGagactttgacctttttgtccAAGAGGGAATCCCCCAGCGCCTGCACTGTGTTGCCAAG GTTGGATCCACTACTGTCGAGCTGGCAGAAAAGAGAATCCTTTTCACCTCGGTACCTCTCAACACAACTTCCGTCAGATCCACTGTCCTGCACAACTCTGGACAGTACCACGCCTATTTTGAG GTTGTAGACATTTGCCCTCTGCCTGGCATGGTAGTGAGTCCATCTGTAGGTGTTGTACCAAGCAGAGGTCAGGCCATGATTCGCATTCAATTCAACCCAGACTGtatctttaaatttgattcCAAGATTGAG ATAGCGATGAAGACCATGAAGTCCATCCAGCTAAGAGTTGGAGGATCAGTAGAGCCTCCGAATGTAACTTTCAGCAAG tttaattttcagTTCTGTGGAGTCCACATTGGATCTCAACAGAGGATTCCTTTCTCCATAACAAACCACTCTGCGGCTCTTTCCCAAGTCACTTTTGATCTGTCAAAATACAAAGACTTCTCAATCAAAGGCCGCCAGCCCTCCACAA AAAAGGAGCTGGGAATAACTGTGATGGAGGTTGGTAGTGGTCAGACAGAGGAGTGTTTCCTTGTCTTTTCTCCCACGCAG GTGACCGACTACAACTTCGTACTGCCAATAATGGTCAACGGAGTTAAATGGCCCACTTCGTTGCCCTCTTTTTTCACCTCTTCGTCTTCTACTACTCTACTGCTGACACCTGACAGCAGGAAGACTATGACGACGTCTACCACTTTATCCACAGACGAAGAACAGTCATTGTCAGTAGATGCCACAG ggttg tttgCCCCAGTGGAAATGTCCTCCACTCGcctgcagtttgttgttgtgTCACATTCTCCTACATTCCCTCAG ATCGTCGAGCTGAAAGCTAAGGGTGAACAGAGCATCTGCTGGAAAGCTGTCGCAGGAGAAGGCGTCCGTTGGTGGTTTGACCTTGGCACCGCAGAAGAGCTGTGCGCGGTGGCTCCAGCGTTTGGCATTCTCAGGCCTGGCCAGTCCGTGTGCTTGGCAGTCACCATCAACCCTGAGGCCACGAAAAACG GAGAAAAAATAACCAAAGTGTCCATTCCAATGTATTTAAGAGGGGAGGGAGAGGAAGGAAGACAAATAAATGAAGAACAGCATCCTTATAGAAAGCTGTCAGTCATCATTCTCCTCAGTCGTCCAAGTATCGTCTTCTCCCCCCGTCAGATCCTCTTCACCCCTGTTCCACTGTCAAAGAGCACAGAAACCATGCTATTCTTGCAAACTGCTGGCTATCCATG CGGAACAACCATATCGGCGGAATGCGAAAAGGTGGAAACGAAGGATGGAACTAAGATCCAGCCTATTTCTGTCAACTTTCCTCATGGAAACCGTATCTATACCCAGAACATCAGCGAG GGAACCAAAGTTATCTCTCTACTGTGTGAAGTGTCGTTCTGCTCTGCTGTCCCGGTGTCATTGTGCACAACCGTCACCTTCAGTGACCACATGAAAAACAA ATTCAAGATTAAGGTGTGTGCAGTTGCTGAGAACTGTCTGCTAACGGCCTGGCCCTACTTGGCGATACACCACAACCATCAACATGTAGTTCTGCAAGCAG GAGCCACATCTGTGGAGGCTATTCTTCTGAACTATAACACACCAAGTCCCGCATCTGGCCCGATCACATCGTCATCCTCGTCGTCATCGTTTGACCACTACAGCTCAGCATACTGCACCTCAG ATACCTTGTCAAATTGTCACAGTATGGATGAACAAACCAGCAAAGATGACAATTCCTCTTCTAAAAGTGACACCCCAGCCAGTCTTTCTATCCCAAGGTTCCCTGTTGCCAGGtcagaagaaacaaaattttaccaGAAAGTATTACTGACTGTAGAGAAGTGGTTTAGCCTCTATGGATGGCCCAGTGGAACAAACCCCATATGTGTACCTCACAGTCTCAGAAG AGTTGTGTTTGCAGTTCAAACAAGCGACTCCATTGGGCGAGCGTTTAGTGTCACCCAAAATAAAGATACAAG GTCTGTAGTGGATATGCTTGAGCATTTGACCGGCAGAATGATACCTCGTATCCCTATGtgccaaacattttcaaaagataTACACCAGCGCACTACTCAgctt CTGCTACAACAGAATGAAGCTATGCTGGAATTTCTCAG GGTGCAGGGAGCCCGTCTTTGTCACATCAAGCCTGAGTACCTGCTGGATGTTGCGGAGTTTAAGCACTGGTGCTCCTTGCAG GAAAAAGACTCAGAGAAATACTTGGATTGTaacttttttgacttttggtcTCTGAGCAAACGCTCATGGACTGATGTGCTCCTGCAGATCTACAAG GTTCTGGTGTTGAGTCATGTACCAGAGGACACCCTACATGAACCTTTGTACCCCAGGGACACAGAGGACGCCCTTCTTGATGGCTCCCATGCTCTGACCAGTACCATCTACTCACTACGGGAGCTTCACTTGCTGTCATGGCTTAACATGAACTACCAGAAGATGAGGAAGATCGTGTGGGAAGCAG GTAGAGTCCCAACATCACGCTGGATCGTTAATTTTGATTTGGACTTCGCAGATGGTCTGGTGCTTGGTGCGCTGATTGCCGCTCACTGCCCTTATCTG ATAAGAAGCCACTTCCGGAGGATGTACACCACACCTTGCAACTCGCCGCAGATCTTTCACAATAGCATTATTGTGATTCAAGCTTTAATTTTACTTGGTCTCAGCTTAAACATGAAG TCCACAGAGCTGTGTGAGATTAACCCAGTGCAGACGTTATTTCTGTGTGTTCACCTGTATGAGTCTCTTCCTCATTACATGCCATCAGAGACCCTCACTCTGTCAGGACGTCTGCACAGCACATTCAGCAAGCAG GTGCGCCTGAAGAACCCTTCCTCCAGGCCGCTCAGATACAAGGTCCTCCTTTTAGGAGAAGATGCCCATCTGTTCTCTGTCCCTGGTAGCTCTGTGGTCACCGTTCCCGCAGA GTCAGACTCTGAGCTGACCGTCCAGTTCAGGTGTTGCTTCCTGCGCCCCATAAAGGCGGTTCTTCTGCTCATCGCCAGCTCTGCTTTCGGCCTCCGCTGCGCCACGCTTGCTTTCAACCTTAAGACGTGTGTCACTCAAATCACACCGATA AATTCACTCCAGTTGACTTCCCCATGTTACCAACTCAAAGTGATAAATGTGCCACTGACcaacaatttcaacaaaaaagcTTATTTCAG gGTGGTGCTAGTGGAGTCTTCCTACAACCCACTTGGGCCTGAAATGAGAAAAGATAGGCTTTCTCAACAAAAGTCACCTAATGACAG TGAGAAGGAGAAGGATGCGACTTCCGATACGGTTGGTGGAGCTCAGTTTGAAG aaggagaaaacaatGAGTTCCTCAGTACAGAGAGGACTGTTTATCTGAAGCCAGGCCAGCCAGGCAATCTGAGGATACTCTACATGCCCTTCTTTATAGGAACCAAATActgctctgtgctgctgctctcCCCCCAG GTGGGAGATATGGTGTATGTGGTGAAGGCTACATCAGAAATTCCGCTTCCTTCCCCCCTTCCCGCGAGTCCAACTTTAATTCCAGGGAAGTCTG ACACATGTGGGTCTTTCCTAAGCTTTCAATGTACGGTTGGAGAAGTTTATGAGGAGATGCTGCGGGTGCCTCTGGTTAACAAGTCTCTGGAGGACGCTCTAGCTGTCTGGGCTCAGCATTGCATTAGCGCTAAAGAACGCGGGAGACGGATTCTGACGCGCTCTTTGCACAGCAGTACAGTGAGAGCAGACATAGCCACGCAGAAGCACCTCAAATGTTCG CTCATAGAAAGTATTTACTACAATGAAGCGTTGCGGTACAAAGTGGAAGTTTCTTTGCCGCATTTCTTTGATCTTCCCAAGACTGTTACCATACCTGTAAAAGAAAGCATAAATGTACCATGGGACGCTTTAACAg TGTGTGACTGTGTGGACATCCCACTGCGTTTCCAGGCACACTCAGTGGGGGAGCTCACCTGCAACGTGGTGCTAACGTCCTGTTTCGATACCAGAGTGTACCAACTCAAGGCTTTCGTCACTCAGCGG GAAAATGCAACTCACTTGGACTTCAGTTCACCAGCTCTGCAGTCAGTCACACAGCACATACCTTTG CTCAATGAGACTCTTCAGAACTGGAGTGTGCAAGCTGAAGTGTGCGGCGAAGGATTCTCAGGCCCAGACGTCGTAGATGTTCCCGCAGGAACAAAACAGATCTACCCCCTCACCGTCCTTCCCACCTCCCAATGCATTGCTACG